From Eleftheria terrae, the proteins below share one genomic window:
- a CDS encoding LysR family transcriptional regulator: MDRLNSMRAFAKVIDEGGFAAAARAMDVSAAAVTRLVADLENHLKVRLIHRSTRRLALTPTGQGYLERVRSILHQLEEAEAQVDAAMRLPEGALKIKVPAAAVARHLGCHLPRLQLRFPGLKLNFLVAAADAASSADTGWDAAVLLGGACPPAGLDGEAVARALSHGSGVLCASPAYLKQHGMPLHPAELARHECLLADPAGEAGADTCWRLVSAGDSHTVHSRASLSAGSLDTLYAAGVGGLALVGLPSMMIEDALVDGTLVQVLPQWQAPTFTLYAAMPSRKFVPSRTRAFMDFLAEVFQPPTAAAM; encoded by the coding sequence ATGGATCGACTGAACTCGATGCGCGCCTTCGCCAAGGTGATCGACGAAGGCGGCTTCGCCGCCGCCGCCCGCGCCATGGACGTCTCCGCGGCGGCGGTGACACGGCTGGTGGCCGACCTCGAGAACCACCTGAAGGTGCGGCTGATCCACCGCTCCACCCGCCGGCTGGCGCTGACCCCCACCGGGCAGGGCTATCTGGAGCGCGTACGGTCCATCCTGCATCAGCTCGAGGAAGCCGAAGCCCAGGTGGACGCCGCCATGCGCCTGCCCGAGGGCGCGTTGAAGATCAAGGTGCCGGCCGCCGCGGTGGCTCGTCACCTGGGCTGCCATCTGCCGCGTCTGCAGCTGCGCTTTCCCGGCTTGAAGCTCAACTTCCTGGTAGCGGCGGCGGATGCGGCCAGCAGCGCGGATACCGGCTGGGATGCCGCTGTGCTGCTTGGCGGTGCTTGTCCTCCAGCGGGGCTGGACGGCGAGGCGGTGGCGCGGGCGCTCTCGCATGGCAGCGGCGTGCTCTGTGCCAGCCCGGCCTACCTGAAGCAGCACGGCATGCCACTGCACCCGGCCGAACTGGCCCGGCATGAATGCCTGCTGGCCGACCCGGCCGGTGAAGCCGGTGCCGACACCTGCTGGCGCCTGGTCAGCGCCGGCGACAGCCACACGGTGCACAGCCGCGCCAGCCTGAGCGCCGGCTCGCTCGACACCTTGTACGCAGCCGGCGTTGGCGGCCTCGCGCTGGTGGGCTTGCCGTCGATGATGATCGAGGATGCGCTGGTCGACGGCACCCTGGTGCAGGTGCTGCCACAGTGGCAGGCGCCCACCTTCACGCTGTACGCCGCCATGCCGTCGCGCAAGTTCGTGCCAAGCCGGACGCGGGCCTTCATGGACTTCCTGGCCGAAGTGTTCCAGCCGCCGACCGCGGCCGCGATGTAG
- a CDS encoding extracellular catalytic domain type 2 short-chain-length polyhydroxyalkanoate depolymerase: MYPLPAIATSTDRHRRDAGISRCGRLLRPLGGLLAGWAMVSLAGAEPLPPLGIDRTAVTVSGLSSGGYMAVQLLVAYSGTFSGAAVIAAGPYDCAEGNVEHASRRCLGHGGEIPVERLAALTRARAAAGSIDPLSALARARVYLFSGRRDSVVPTAVTDALQRYLLHFLPATALRYRKDIDSEHGMVTDGHGSACGHKGSPYINDCAFDLAGELLAFLYGPLQPRNEGPLRGRFVSFDQPAWPRDHGLAPSGRLFVPADCERAGAHCRLHLAFHGCGQNVARLGERYVRETGYNRWADTNHIVVLYPQTGATAPNGCWDWYGYSGQEHALRSGPQMAAVHGFVERLAGTAGACHHATLWEHLLAGRLYLAWGMAYASGSGEALGGFWPTRRLGLRQTGPARYERTSCPATSRP, encoded by the coding sequence GGCGATTGCCACTTCCACCGACCGGCACCGGCGCGATGCCGGCATCTCCCGCTGCGGTCGCCTGCTGCGGCCCCTTGGCGGTCTGCTTGCCGGCTGGGCAATGGTCTCCCTGGCAGGCGCCGAGCCGCTGCCGCCGCTGGGCATCGACCGCACTGCCGTGACCGTCTCCGGGCTGTCTTCCGGCGGCTACATGGCGGTGCAGCTGCTGGTGGCGTATTCGGGCACCTTCTCGGGAGCGGCCGTCATTGCAGCTGGCCCCTATGACTGTGCGGAAGGCAATGTCGAGCACGCCAGCCGCCGCTGCCTGGGCCACGGCGGGGAGATTCCGGTGGAGCGCCTGGCGGCGCTCACCCGCGCCCGGGCGGCGGCCGGCAGCATCGACCCCCTGTCGGCACTGGCCAGGGCGCGGGTCTACCTGTTCTCCGGCCGGCGCGACAGCGTCGTTCCGACGGCCGTGACCGACGCGCTGCAGCGCTACCTGCTGCACTTCCTGCCCGCCACCGCACTGCGCTACCGCAAGGACATCGACTCCGAACACGGCATGGTCACCGACGGCCATGGCAGCGCCTGCGGCCACAAGGGCAGCCCCTACATCAATGACTGCGCCTTCGACCTGGCCGGCGAACTGCTCGCCTTCCTCTACGGCCCGCTGCAACCGCGCAACGAGGGGCCCTTGCGGGGCCGCTTCGTGTCGTTCGACCAGCCGGCGTGGCCGCGCGACCATGGCCTTGCACCCAGCGGGCGGCTGTTCGTTCCCGCCGACTGCGAACGCGCCGGTGCCCACTGCCGGCTGCACCTGGCTTTCCACGGTTGCGGGCAGAACGTGGCGCGCCTCGGCGAACGCTATGTGCGCGAGACCGGCTACAACCGCTGGGCCGACACCAACCACATCGTCGTGCTGTACCCGCAAACCGGCGCCACGGCGCCCAACGGCTGCTGGGATTGGTATGGCTACAGCGGCCAAGAGCATGCCCTGCGTTCCGGCCCCCAAATGGCGGCGGTGCACGGCTTCGTGGAACGCCTGGCCGGCACGGCGGGCGCCTGCCACCATGCCACGCTCTGGGAACACCTGCTGGCAGGGCGGCTCTACCTGGCCTGGGGCATGGCATATGCCAGCGGTTCTGGTGAAGCCCTCGGTGGCTTCTGGCCGACCCGTCGCCTTGGACTGCGACAGACCGGGCCCGCACGCTACGAGCGCACCTCCTGCCCGGCCACAAGCCGGCCCTGA
- a CDS encoding DUF502 domain-containing protein has protein sequence MKHRLRKLLRTFLTGLVAVLPLAVTVIMLAWVMQLLYGLIGPQSLVGRVLVLLGVGVAGSEVIAYLLGFAIVMLGVFGLGLLVESGVQKGLRHALESAVLRIPVVRTVYDVMKRLLALLTERNKDGGPASMSPVWCHFGGRGGAAALALLSSAQPLLLGGRAYLAVLVPTAPVPVGGGLLFVPAEWVEPADMGVEAVTSIYVSMGVSSPQYMAAAPAGMGTPVAGQ, from the coding sequence TTGAAACATCGCTTGCGCAAGCTGTTGCGGACCTTCCTCACCGGACTGGTGGCGGTGCTGCCGCTGGCCGTCACCGTCATCATGCTGGCCTGGGTGATGCAACTGCTCTACGGCCTGATCGGTCCGCAGAGCCTGGTCGGCCGCGTGCTGGTGCTGCTTGGCGTCGGCGTGGCGGGCTCGGAGGTCATCGCCTACCTGCTCGGCTTCGCGATCGTGATGCTCGGCGTGTTCGGCCTTGGCCTGCTGGTGGAGTCCGGCGTGCAGAAGGGCTTGCGGCATGCGCTGGAGTCCGCCGTACTGCGCATTCCGGTGGTGCGGACCGTCTATGACGTGATGAAGCGCCTGCTGGCCCTGCTCACTGAGCGCAACAAGGATGGCGGCCCGGCCTCGATGAGCCCGGTCTGGTGCCATTTCGGCGGCCGCGGCGGCGCCGCCGCGCTGGCCCTGCTGTCCAGCGCCCAGCCGCTGCTGCTGGGCGGGCGCGCCTACCTCGCGGTGCTGGTGCCGACCGCTCCGGTGCCGGTGGGCGGCGGCCTGCTGTTCGTGCCGGCGGAATGGGTGGAGCCGGCCGACATGGGCGTCGAAGCGGTGACGAGCATCTATGTGTCCATGGGGGTGTCCAGCCCGCAGTACATGGCCGCCGCGCCGGCCGGGATGGGAACACCCGTTGCTGGACAGTGA